One Leopardus geoffroyi isolate Oge1 chromosome B1, O.geoffroyi_Oge1_pat1.0, whole genome shotgun sequence DNA window includes the following coding sequences:
- the EXOSC9 gene encoding exosome complex component RRP45 isoform X2, translating to MKETPLSNCERRFLLRAIEEKKRLDGRQTYDYRNIKITFGTDYGCCIVELGKTRVLGQVSCELVSPKLNRATEGILFFNLELSQMAAPAFEPGRQSDLLVKLNRLLERCLRNSKCIDTESLCVVAGEKVWQIRVDLHLLNHDGNIIDAASIAAIVALCHFRRPDVSVQGDEVTLYTPEERDPVPLSIHHMPICVSFAFFQQGTYLLVDPNEREERVMDGLLVIAMNKHREICTIQSSGGIMLLKDQVLRCSKIAGVKVLEITELIQKALENDQKVRKEGGKFGFAESIASQRITAFKMEKAPIDTSDVEEKAEEIIAEAEPPSEVVSKPVLWTPGTAQIGEGIENSWGDLEDSEKEEDDEGGSDEAIILDSIKMDTREVSNIGSQDAPIVLSDSEEEEMIILEPDKNPKKIREEQ from the exons ATGAAGGAGACGCCACTTTCAAACTGCGAGCGCCGTTTCCTACTCCGCGCCATCGAAGAGAAGAAG CGGCTGGATGGCAGACAAACATACGATTATAGGAACATCAAGATCACGTTTGGAACAGATTATGGATGCTGTATTGTGGAACTTGGGAAAACAAG AGTTCTTGGACAGGTTTCCTGTGAACTTGTTTCTCCAAAACTCAATAGGGCAACagaaggtattcttttttttaaccttgaacTCTCTCAGATGGCTGCCCCAGCTTTTGAACCTGGCAG GCAGTCAGATCTCTTGGTGAAGTTGAATAGACTCTTGGAAAGATGTCTAAGAAATTCGAAGTGTATAGACACTGAATCTCTCTGTGTTGTTGCTGGTGAAAAG GTTTGGCAGATACGTGTGGACCTACATTTATTAAATCACGATGGGAATATTATTGATGCTGCCAGCATTGCTGCAATTGTAGCCTTGTGTCACTTCCGAAGACCTGATGTCTCTGTCCAAGGAGATGAAGTAACACTG TATACACCTGAAGAGCGTGATCCTGTACCGCTGAGCATCCACCACATGCCCATTTGTGTCAGTTTTGCTTTCTTCCAGCAAGG tacatatttattgGTGGATCCCAATGAACGAGAAGAACGTGTAATGGATGGCTTGCTGGTGATTGCCATGAACAAGCATCGAGAGATTTGTACTATCCAATCCAGTGGTGGGATAATGCTGCTGAAGGATCAA GTATTGAGATGTAGTAAAATAGCTGGTGTGAAAGTATTGGAAATTACAGAGCTAATACAGAAGGCTTTGGAGAATGACCAGAAAGTTag GAAAGAAGGTGGCAAGTTTGGCTTTGCAGAGTCTATAGCAAGCCAAAGAATCACagcatttaaaatggaaaaggccCCTATTGATACCTCTGATgtggaagagaaagcagaagaaattaTTGCGGAAGCTGAACCTCCTTCAGAAGT TGTTTCTAAACCTGTGCTTTGGACTCCTGGAACTGCCCAAATTGGAGAGGGAATAGAAAACTCCTGGGGTGATCTTGAAGACTCTGAGAAGGAAGAGGATGATGAAGGTGGCAGTGATGAAGCTATCATTCTTGATAGTATAAAAATGGACACTAGAGAAGTCTCCAATATTGGAAGTCAAG ATGCCCCCATAGTACTCTCAGAcagtgaagaagaagaaatgatcaTTTTAGAACCAGACaagaatccaaagaaaataaG GGAGGAACAGTGA
- the CCNA2 gene encoding cyclin-A2, whose amino-acid sequence MLGSSAPGPASREAGSALLALQHTELQEDQENINPEKVAPTQQPRTRAGLAVLKAGNPRVPAPQQRPKTRRVAPLKDLPINDEHVTVPPWKANSKQPAFTIHVDEAEEETQKRPAEPKKTEHENVLAFNSAITLSGPRKPLVPLDYPMDGSFESPHTMDISIVLDDEKPVSVNEVPDYHEDIHTYLREMEVKCKPKVGYMKKQPDITNSMRAILVDWLVEVGEEYKLQNETLHLAVNYIDRFLSSMSVLRGKLQLVGTAAMLLASKFEEIYPPEVAEFVYITDDTYTKKQVLRMEHLVLKVLAFDLAAPTVNQFLTQYFLHQQSANCKVESLAMFLGELSLIDADPYLKYLPSVIAAAAFHLALYTVTGQSWPESLVQKTGYTLESLKPCLMDLHQTYLRAPQHAQQSIREKYKSSKYHGVSLLNPPETLNV is encoded by the exons ATGTTGGGCAGCTCCGCGCCGGGGCCTGCATCCCGCGAGGCGGGCTCGGCGCTGCTAGCATTGCAGCATACGGAGCTCCAAGAGGACCAGGAGAACATCAACCCTGAGAAGGTGGCGCCCACCCAGCAGCCCCGCACTCGTGCCGGGCTGGCCGTACTCAAGGCTGGGAATCCGCGCGTTCCAGCACCGCAGCAGAGGCCCAAGACACGACGG gttgCACCTCTTAAGGATCTTCCTATAAATGATGAGCATGTCACTGTTCCTCCCTGGAAAGCAAACAGTAAACAGCCTGCATTTACCATTCATGTGgatgaagcagaagaagagaCTCAAAAGAGGCCAGCTGAACCtaaaaaaacagaacatgaaAATGTCCTGGCTTTTAATTCAGCCATTACTTTATCTGGACCAAGAAAACCACTGGTACCTCTTGATTATCCAATGGATGGTAGTTTTG AGTCACCACATACTATGGACATATCAATTGTATTAGACGATGAAAAGCCAGTGAGTGTCAATGAAGTCCCAGACTACCATGAGGACATTCACACATACCTTAGGGAAATGGAG GTTAAATGTAAGCCTAAAGTGGGTTACATGAAGAAACAGCCAGACATCACTAACAGTATGAGGGCTATCCTTGTGGACTGGTTAGTTGAAGTAGGAGAAGAATATAAACTACAGAATGAGACCCTGCATTTGGCTGTGAACTACATTGATAGGTTCCTTTCATCGATGTCTGTGTTGAGAGGAAAACTTCAGCTTGTGGGCACTGCTGCTATGCTGTTAGCCTC AAAGTTTGAAGAAATATACCCCCCAGAAGTAGCAGAGTTTGTGTACATTACAGATGATACCTATACCAAGAAACAAGTCCTGAGAATGGAGCATCTAGTTTTGAAAGTGCTTGCTTTTGACCTAGCTGCACCAACAGTAAATCAGTTTCTTACCCAATACTTTCTGCATCAGCAGTCTGCCAACTGCAAAGTTGAAAGTTTAGCAATG TTTTTGGGAGAATTAAGTTTGATAGATGCTGACCCATACCTAAAGTATTTGCCATCAGTTATTGCTGCAGCAGCCTTTCATTTAGCACTCTACACAGTCACAGGACAAAGCTGG CCTGAATCTTTAGTTCAAAAGACTGGATATACCTTGGAAAGTCTTAAGCCTTGCCTCATGGACCTTCACCAGACCTACCTCAGAGCACCACAGCACGCACAACAGTCAATAAGGGAAAAGTATAAAAGTTCAAA GTATCATGGTGTTTCTCTCCTCAACCCACCAGAGACACTAAATGTGTAA
- the EXOSC9 gene encoding exosome complex component RRP45 isoform X1, giving the protein MKETPLSNCERRFLLRAIEEKKRLDGRQTYDYRNIKITFGTDYGCCIVELGKTRVLGQVSCELVSPKLNRATEGILFFNLELSQMAAPAFEPGRQSDLLVKLNRLLERCLRNSKCIDTESLCVVAGEKVWQIRVDLHLLNHDGNIIDAASIAAIVALCHFRRPDVSVQGDEVTLYTPEERDPVPLSIHHMPICVSFAFFQQGTYLLVDPNEREERVMDGLLVIAMNKHREICTIQSSGGIMLLKDQVLRCSKIAGVKVLEITELIQKALENDQKVRKEGGKFGFAESIASQRITAFKMEKAPIDTSDVEEKAEEIIAEAEPPSEVVSKPVLWTPGTAQIGEGIENSWGDLEDSEKEEDDEGGSDEAIILDSIKMDTREVSNIGSQDAPIVLSDSEEEEMIILEPDKNPKKIRTQTISAKQEKAPSKKPVKKRKKKRAAN; this is encoded by the exons ATGAAGGAGACGCCACTTTCAAACTGCGAGCGCCGTTTCCTACTCCGCGCCATCGAAGAGAAGAAG CGGCTGGATGGCAGACAAACATACGATTATAGGAACATCAAGATCACGTTTGGAACAGATTATGGATGCTGTATTGTGGAACTTGGGAAAACAAG AGTTCTTGGACAGGTTTCCTGTGAACTTGTTTCTCCAAAACTCAATAGGGCAACagaaggtattcttttttttaaccttgaacTCTCTCAGATGGCTGCCCCAGCTTTTGAACCTGGCAG GCAGTCAGATCTCTTGGTGAAGTTGAATAGACTCTTGGAAAGATGTCTAAGAAATTCGAAGTGTATAGACACTGAATCTCTCTGTGTTGTTGCTGGTGAAAAG GTTTGGCAGATACGTGTGGACCTACATTTATTAAATCACGATGGGAATATTATTGATGCTGCCAGCATTGCTGCAATTGTAGCCTTGTGTCACTTCCGAAGACCTGATGTCTCTGTCCAAGGAGATGAAGTAACACTG TATACACCTGAAGAGCGTGATCCTGTACCGCTGAGCATCCACCACATGCCCATTTGTGTCAGTTTTGCTTTCTTCCAGCAAGG tacatatttattgGTGGATCCCAATGAACGAGAAGAACGTGTAATGGATGGCTTGCTGGTGATTGCCATGAACAAGCATCGAGAGATTTGTACTATCCAATCCAGTGGTGGGATAATGCTGCTGAAGGATCAA GTATTGAGATGTAGTAAAATAGCTGGTGTGAAAGTATTGGAAATTACAGAGCTAATACAGAAGGCTTTGGAGAATGACCAGAAAGTTag GAAAGAAGGTGGCAAGTTTGGCTTTGCAGAGTCTATAGCAAGCCAAAGAATCACagcatttaaaatggaaaaggccCCTATTGATACCTCTGATgtggaagagaaagcagaagaaattaTTGCGGAAGCTGAACCTCCTTCAGAAGT TGTTTCTAAACCTGTGCTTTGGACTCCTGGAACTGCCCAAATTGGAGAGGGAATAGAAAACTCCTGGGGTGATCTTGAAGACTCTGAGAAGGAAGAGGATGATGAAGGTGGCAGTGATGAAGCTATCATTCTTGATAGTATAAAAATGGACACTAGAGAAGTCTCCAATATTGGAAGTCAAG ATGCCCCCATAGTACTCTCAGAcagtgaagaagaagaaatgatcaTTTTAGAACCAGACaagaatccaaagaaaataaG aACACAAACCATCAgtgcaaaacaagaaaaagcaccAAGTAAAAAgccagtgaaaaagagaaaaaagaagagagctgCTAATTGA